One part of the Anaerolineae bacterium genome encodes these proteins:
- a CDS encoding High-affinity branched-chain amino acid transport system permease protein LivH: MLSLEFVLNAITLGSLCALLALGLVIVYGILKLVNFAYGELIMVAGYTLYLLNEFLPLPWLGMAVVAIFVAMLTSFLTEIVAFRPVRTKSLTAMLITSFAVSTLLQNAALLIISPRARAVPLPKIFSASVTIWDISVPWRNILTIVISLALLIGLNLLLRKTILGIALRAAANNFRMTRLLGVPANLVISTAFLISGLLAGIVALFWVGRTASVTPTIGGSPLLIAFVATVIGGMNNLVGAVVGGYIYGIIFSFLGILLPQSLLDYREAFMFLVVILILLFRPEGLIRGAGTGERVG, encoded by the coding sequence TTGCTTAGCCTGGAATTCGTTCTCAATGCCATCACCCTGGGGAGTCTGTGCGCATTGCTCGCTCTGGGATTAGTGATTGTCTATGGCATCCTTAAGTTGGTCAATTTCGCCTATGGCGAATTGATCATGGTAGCCGGTTATACGCTGTATTTGCTCAATGAATTCCTCCCCTTACCCTGGTTGGGCATGGCAGTGGTTGCCATTTTTGTTGCAATGTTAACCAGCTTTCTGACCGAAATTGTTGCCTTTCGCCCTGTTCGCACCAAATCGCTGACAGCAATGCTGATCACATCTTTTGCTGTCAGTACACTATTACAAAATGCCGCCTTGCTGATCATTTCCCCGCGGGCGAGAGCCGTGCCTTTGCCCAAAATCTTCTCAGCAAGCGTAACGATTTGGGATATATCTGTCCCATGGCGGAACATCTTGACAATTGTTATCAGTTTAGCCTTATTGATCGGGTTAAATTTACTGCTCAGAAAGACAATTTTAGGGATAGCTTTACGAGCCGCAGCAAACAATTTCAGAATGACGCGGCTATTGGGAGTGCCTGCGAATCTTGTTATTTCGACTGCCTTTCTCATCAGTGGGTTGCTGGCGGGAATTGTTGCCCTCTTTTGGGTAGGAAGAACTGCTTCGGTCACACCCACGATCGGGGGATCACCGTTACTAATTGCCTTTGTGGCAACGGTCATTGGGGGGATGAATAATTTAGTTGGCGCAGTGGTGGGAGGCTATATCTACGGCATCATCTTCAGCTTTCTGGGAATCCTGTTGCCTCAGAGCTTGTTGGATTACCGCGAGGCATTCATGTTTCTCGTGGTGATTCTGATCCTACTCTTCCGACCCGAGGGCTTGATCCGCGGCGCTGGAACAGGAGAACGTGTCGGATGA
- a CDS encoding DNA-binding response regulator, LuxR family, protein MKKIKLLIVDDHAILREGLRALLSYFEDIEIVGEAANGEEAIELVKSLQPDIVLMDIIMPGMNGFEATRIIHEQFPQSRVLVLTQHEEWQYVMPLLKAGAAGFILKKAVGADLISAIRTIAKGESFLYPPVAKTVLDQIQGSPTASDKQHKELTFREREVLAHILRGETNRQIAYALGLSIKTVEWHRSNLMEKLGARSLADLVKFALKYEQELWLNLNFHSE, encoded by the coding sequence ATGAAGAAAATTAAGCTATTGATTGTCGACGATCACGCTATTCTAAGAGAAGGCTTGCGCGCTTTGTTGAGCTATTTCGAGGATATCGAGATCGTGGGCGAGGCTGCAAATGGAGAAGAAGCTATCGAGCTCGTCAAATCGCTTCAACCCGATATTGTGTTAATGGATATCATCATGCCCGGCATGAATGGTTTCGAGGCCACCCGCATCATCCATGAGCAGTTTCCCCAAAGTCGGGTTCTCGTGCTTACCCAACATGAAGAATGGCAATATGTGATGCCCTTGCTGAAAGCTGGTGCTGCGGGTTTCATTCTCAAGAAAGCTGTGGGAGCTGACCTGATTTCCGCAATCCGTACCATTGCCAAGGGTGAAAGCTTTTTATATCCACCGGTCGCAAAAACTGTATTAGATCAGATTCAGGGTTCGCCGACCGCCTCGGATAAGCAACACAAAGAGTTGACCTTTCGGGAAAGAGAGGTTCTGGCGCACATTCTGCGCGGCGAAACAAACCGCCAGATAGCCTATGCTTTGGGGTTAAGTATCAAGACTGTTGAGTGGCACCGCAGTAACCTGATGGAAAAATTAGGTGCCCGCTCTTTGGCAGATCTGGTTAAGTTTGCTTTGAAATACGAACAGGAACTCTGGCTGAACCTAAACTTTCATTCTGAATAG
- a CDS encoding Branched-chain amino acid transport system permease protein LivM produces MKSTQLILSWLKNNTTPFILSLPLLVLALLVHLWGNTLLTRIMTVLFINIVMVLGLQVFMGNSGILNFAHVGFMGIGAYTSVLFSMTPQAKAATLPDLYPFLRPIHLPFFPSLLIGALVAALVAMLVGYALMRLSDAAAVITLFALLVIIHTILVHWSIVTNGPRTLFGVDNYTTLGVSTFFGILVIFIAYLFKETPAGLKLRASRDDRYAASSIGINIVHVRWVGFVLSAFIAGFGGGLWAHFITSFSPYAFYLAETFSVLSMLVIGGTTSVSGAVTGTVIITLLREALRGIENSVNISGLLSNNLVGFTEVMLSLLLILILIYRPAGILGGREIRLGAEATQSQDQSGSDESRR; encoded by the coding sequence ATGAAAAGCACTCAACTCATTCTATCCTGGCTGAAAAATAATACCACTCCTTTTATTTTGTCCCTCCCCTTGCTGGTTCTGGCACTATTGGTACACCTTTGGGGAAATACACTGTTGACCCGGATCATGACCGTTCTGTTTATTAATATTGTGATGGTATTGGGTTTACAGGTGTTCATGGGGAATTCGGGGATCTTAAACTTTGCTCATGTTGGGTTTATGGGCATAGGCGCATACACTTCAGTGCTATTCTCCATGACTCCGCAAGCAAAAGCAGCTACTTTGCCGGACCTTTATCCCTTTTTACGCCCCATTCATTTACCTTTTTTCCCTTCCTTGCTGATTGGGGCTTTGGTAGCCGCTCTGGTGGCAATGCTGGTCGGTTATGCACTGATGCGCCTGTCAGATGCCGCAGCAGTGATCACCCTTTTTGCTCTACTGGTGATCATTCATACAATCCTGGTGCATTGGAGTATTGTTACAAATGGACCCCGTACCCTTTTTGGAGTTGACAATTACACCACCCTCGGGGTAAGCACGTTTTTTGGGATACTGGTCATTTTCATTGCATACCTTTTCAAAGAAACTCCCGCAGGGTTAAAGTTGCGCGCGTCTCGAGATGACCGTTACGCGGCGTCCTCCATCGGAATCAACATTGTCCATGTACGTTGGGTGGGCTTTGTGCTTTCTGCATTTATCGCTGGTTTTGGAGGAGGTTTATGGGCGCACTTTATCACATCATTTTCCCCCTATGCTTTTTACCTGGCAGAGACCTTCAGTGTGTTATCGATGTTGGTGATTGGCGGCACGACAAGCGTTTCGGGCGCGGTTACAGGCACGGTAATCATCACTCTGCTAAGAGAAGCATTACGAGGAATCGAAAATTCCGTCAATATCAGCGGCCTCTTATCCAATAACCTGGTTGGTTTTACGGAGGTCATGCTTTCTCTCTTATTAATCCTTATCCTTATTTATCGGCCTGCGGGTATCCTGGGAGGGAGAGAAATCCGCCTCGGGGCAGAAGCAACACAAAGTCAGGATCAATCTGGGTCAGACGAGTCTCGTAGATAA
- a CDS encoding Branched-chain amino acid transport ATP-binding protein LivG, whose amino-acid sequence MTSFDSSAPKNHSVLRVLNTTKYFSGLCALDNVTLTIQTGEILGLIGPNGSGKTTLINVITGLLPQDGGKVLLDDLDITNKPPHEIARAGLGRTFQTIRLFRELTVMENIEVAAVSMGCSRKEAKQRALGAIEEMGLQQWVNRLAGELPYGLERRVEIARAFALQPKFLLLDEPAAGLNEEESDQLLQMLAPIPQQKGLGLLIVDHDMRLIMRLCHRLHVLSYGKTIGEGSPDEVRRIPAVIEAYLGRRVGEE is encoded by the coding sequence ATGACGAGTTTTGATTCTTCAGCGCCGAAAAATCATTCTGTCCTGCGAGTTCTCAATACAACAAAATATTTTTCTGGTTTATGTGCTCTGGATAACGTCACCCTAACCATTCAGACAGGTGAAATCTTGGGCTTGATCGGTCCAAATGGATCAGGGAAGACAACCTTGATCAATGTTATCACCGGCTTATTACCGCAGGATGGGGGAAAAGTGCTGCTCGACGATTTAGATATTACCAACAAGCCCCCTCACGAGATCGCACGAGCCGGACTGGGACGGACTTTCCAGACCATTCGTCTTTTTCGTGAGCTGACGGTGATGGAAAATATAGAAGTTGCTGCTGTAAGCATGGGATGTTCGCGCAAAGAGGCAAAACAGCGGGCGCTGGGAGCCATCGAAGAGATGGGATTACAGCAATGGGTGAATCGCTTAGCCGGAGAACTGCCGTATGGTTTGGAGAGACGGGTCGAAATTGCGCGGGCTTTTGCTTTGCAGCCTAAATTTCTTCTCCTGGATGAACCAGCCGCCGGCCTGAACGAAGAAGAGAGCGATCAATTGTTACAAATGCTCGCTCCCATCCCCCAGCAAAAAGGGTTGGGATTGTTGATCGTAGACCACGACATGCGTTTGATTATGCGATTATGCCATCGCCTGCATGTGCTCAGCTATGGGAAAACGATTGGCGAAGGCTCACCCGACGAAGTTCGCCGCATTCCCGCTGTGATTGAAGCCTACCTTGGTCGCCGAGTCGGAGAAGAATAA
- a CDS encoding sensor histidine kinase, translating into MQKGVFWCKFREKLSKVWGKKHSLRWRLMGLVVIALIPVVIALVVIATEQRRQAIATAHQNSLFLAKLAATNQQRLIDGARDILVTLSQVPAIQNNDRAACLFFLRNVLMHYPLYANFGAADRNGNVFCMTLPQKFPLNISDKTFFQQSLDTGDFAVSDYQINPINSQAMITLAYPILKDNEIPLGVVFAELDLRWLEQFILVASLPKGSEFRVIDQMGKVLAIYPRRDEWIGRSIPETELIPIIMKNQEGLIEARDQARVRRLYAFTPLLSAKSDSYFIVISIPAQEILAKPTQNLLLTLIALITGAMLALIVAWFGSDYLILRQVNELVGATRMISQGNLSVRALDLHQGGELSELARAFNEMANTLEVRQREQLSSQEQIKRQKDIAETLARIAARLNANLELQGVFEAVCDEVLIALRVPMVGILLVEEGETKFTPYFRSHDDQDNDSLFKSLPFVEIVKSVDKDKPLILELKSLTLAEKHAFSWGRTLIVIAMQHEDKLIGYLLVFVGERQTIEKDELTLLEGIADEAALAITNAKLYQALKNEEQARARLLSNIMTAQEEERRRIARELHDETSQTLTALLVGFDTLKMAYQLNPERVERHLQDLKRITEELLTNIHRLIANLRPALLDDLGLTAAITWYGDMRLTPLGIEFDFDCDGLYERYPPALETALFRIVQEAITNVIRHSRATMVQIKLTQSDSVVTLEIYDNGIGFDAQILQNPQNDHGLGLLGMQERATLLGGQLEIKTAPGEGTLIRIVIPLSQIKVSHEEN; encoded by the coding sequence ATGCAAAAAGGCGTATTCTGGTGTAAGTTTCGGGAGAAGCTTTCTAAAGTTTGGGGGAAAAAGCATAGTTTGAGATGGCGATTAATGGGATTGGTTGTCATAGCACTAATCCCGGTTGTGATCGCGTTAGTCGTCATCGCCACAGAGCAACGGCGGCAAGCTATCGCAACTGCGCATCAGAACTCTCTTTTTCTGGCAAAACTGGCTGCCACCAATCAACAGAGATTGATTGACGGTGCCAGAGATATCCTGGTGACATTATCTCAAGTGCCTGCAATTCAAAACAACGATCGTGCAGCCTGTTTATTTTTCTTAAGAAACGTTTTGATGCATTATCCTCTCTATGCAAACTTTGGGGCAGCAGATCGAAACGGTAATGTCTTCTGTATGACCTTACCTCAAAAGTTCCCCCTGAATATAAGCGATAAAACCTTTTTTCAACAATCTCTTGATACAGGCGATTTCGCGGTCAGCGACTATCAAATTAACCCCATTAACTCTCAGGCAATGATCACCCTCGCCTATCCGATCTTGAAAGACAACGAAATACCTTTGGGAGTCGTCTTCGCAGAGCTGGACTTACGCTGGCTGGAACAATTTATCCTTGTCGCCAGCCTGCCCAAAGGCTCTGAGTTTCGTGTAATTGACCAGATGGGAAAAGTGCTTGCTATTTATCCCAGGAGGGATGAATGGATTGGGCGATCGATTCCAGAAACCGAATTGATCCCCATTATTATGAAGAATCAAGAGGGTTTAATCGAAGCCAGGGATCAAGCCAGGGTTCGGCGCCTCTATGCGTTTACCCCCTTGCTTTCTGCAAAAAGCGATTCGTATTTCATTGTAATCAGCATTCCTGCGCAGGAAATTTTGGCGAAACCGACCCAAAACTTACTTCTCACCTTGATTGCTCTCATCACCGGAGCAATGTTAGCTTTGATCGTAGCCTGGTTTGGAAGCGATTACCTGATCCTTAGGCAAGTTAACGAACTGGTTGGAGCCACCCGTATGATCAGCCAGGGGAACCTGAGCGTTCGCGCTCTCGATCTCCATCAAGGGGGTGAATTGAGTGAGTTAGCCAGAGCTTTCAACGAAATGGCGAATACGTTAGAAGTGCGTCAACGCGAACAATTAAGCTCCCAGGAGCAAATAAAAAGACAAAAAGATATTGCAGAAACCCTGGCGCGCATCGCCGCTCGCTTGAATGCAAATCTAGAACTACAAGGAGTGTTTGAGGCTGTTTGCGATGAGGTTCTTATCGCCCTGAGAGTTCCAATGGTCGGTATTCTGCTGGTTGAAGAGGGTGAAACAAAATTCACCCCTTATTTTAGAAGTCACGATGACCAAGATAACGATTCCCTCTTCAAATCCTTACCCTTCGTTGAGATCGTGAAGTCGGTCGACAAAGACAAACCCCTAATACTCGAACTTAAGTCCTTAACGCTAGCAGAGAAACATGCTTTTTCATGGGGACGAACTCTCATTGTGATAGCCATGCAGCACGAAGACAAACTGATTGGATACCTGCTGGTATTTGTGGGTGAGAGACAGACGATCGAGAAGGACGAGTTAACCTTGTTAGAAGGTATTGCGGATGAGGCCGCTCTGGCAATCACCAACGCCAAACTTTATCAGGCTCTTAAAAATGAAGAGCAAGCCCGCGCACGATTGCTGAGTAACATCATGACTGCCCAGGAAGAAGAACGGCGACGCATCGCGCGCGAGTTGCACGACGAAACAAGCCAGACTCTCACGGCTTTGCTGGTTGGTTTCGATACCCTCAAAATGGCTTATCAGTTAAACCCAGAACGCGTGGAACGCCACTTACAGGACTTGAAGAGAATTACAGAAGAACTGCTCACCAATATTCATCGGTTAATAGCCAATCTGCGTCCAGCTTTGTTAGATGATTTGGGGTTAACCGCTGCGATCACCTGGTATGGGGACATGCGTCTGACGCCGTTGGGTATAGAATTTGATTTTGACTGTGACGGGTTGTATGAAAGATACCCGCCCGCTTTGGAGACAGCCTTATTTCGAATTGTCCAAGAGGCTATAACCAACGTCATTCGCCACTCGCGGGCTACAATGGTACAAATCAAATTGACCCAATCCGATTCGGTAGTCACTCTAGAAATCTATGATAATGGAATAGGTTTTGATGCCCAAATATTACAGAACCCCCAAAATGACCATGGGCTGGGGTTGCTTGGAATGCAAGAGCGGGCTACTCTTTTAGGAGGACAGTTAGAGATCAAGACTGCTCCTGGAGAGGGGACTCTTATCCGAATCGTTATTCCACTTTCCCAAATTAAGGTCAGCCATGAAGAAAATTAA
- a CDS encoding Branched-chain amino acid transport ATP-binding protein LivF, with the protein MLVIQNVHAAYGAIKALRGISLEVREGELVALIGVNGAGKSTLLATIAGVLRPVSGKITFKGENIVGKSPEEIVRKGISLVPEGRDIFSSLTVEENLRMGAFLRHNRVEYQRDLEQIFTLFPILKERFHQLGGTLSGGEQQQLAIARALMGHPSLLMLDEPSLGLAPALVDQIFNLITTLHQQGTTILLVEQNVDRTLEIADRVYLLHTGQIQFVGTPAEVRQKGQVEKVYLGGIE; encoded by the coding sequence GTGTTAGTTATCCAAAACGTTCATGCTGCTTATGGAGCAATCAAAGCCTTACGCGGCATTTCTCTCGAAGTCCGAGAAGGGGAACTGGTCGCCTTAATTGGCGTAAACGGCGCAGGAAAGTCAACGCTACTCGCCACCATTGCTGGCGTCCTTCGTCCGGTTTCGGGAAAAATTACCTTTAAGGGAGAAAATATTGTCGGGAAATCCCCCGAAGAAATTGTACGGAAAGGTATCTCCCTGGTTCCTGAAGGACGAGACATCTTTTCCAGTCTAACCGTCGAAGAAAATTTACGCATGGGAGCCTTCTTGAGGCACAATCGGGTTGAATATCAGAGAGATTTAGAGCAGATTTTCACTTTGTTTCCAATCCTGAAAGAACGCTTCCATCAACTCGGTGGGACGCTATCGGGCGGCGAGCAGCAACAACTGGCGATTGCGCGGGCTCTGATGGGTCATCCAAGCCTGTTGATGTTGGATGAACCATCCTTGGGACTCGCCCCGGCACTGGTAGATCAAATCTTCAACTTGATAACCACCCTCCATCAACAAGGTACCACCATTCTCCTGGTTGAACAAAATGTAGATCGGACACTGGAAATTGCCGATCGCGTCTATCTGCTTCACACAGGGCAGATTCAGTTTGTTGGCACACCCGCCGAAGTTCGTCAGAAAGGGCAGGTTGAAAAGGTTTACCTCGGCGGAATCGAATAA
- a CDS encoding Tryptophanase, which translates to MELFSQAEPYRIKVVEPLKLTTRSQREAILRQAHYNIFNIPAEDVFVDLLTDSGTSAMSQYQWAGIMTGDESYAGCRNWFHLEEVVQEITGYPYVIPTHQGRPAENILMMLHLQPGFSALGNMFFDTTHAHVLHKGGIPHDLIIDEGLDTAAEHPFKGNVDLNKLEAFIRKEGREKIGLIHITITCNNNGGQPVSMENLRGVRAIADKYGLPFYLDAARFAENAYFIKQREPGYENKSIKEIVREMFSYADGCTMSSKKDGLVNIGGFLALKDEGKYRQAQQLLILLEGFVTYGGMAGRDLEALAIGLQEVLEESYLASRVRQVHLLGNTLLEAGVPAVRPIGGHCVMLDMKRFLPHIPQEQYPAEAFTAELYLDSGTRGCGLGQLAFGCEDPQTGEIHYSPLEVVRLAIPRRVYTDNHIRHVARSVIAIYERRHELKGMRLIWAPPGLRHFTAHLQPLE; encoded by the coding sequence ATGGAGCTTTTTTCCCAGGCTGAACCGTACCGGATCAAAGTTGTTGAGCCACTCAAACTCACCACCCGGTCGCAACGGGAAGCGATTCTGCGCCAGGCGCACTACAACATTTTCAACATTCCAGCGGAAGATGTCTTTGTCGATTTGCTGACCGATAGCGGCACTTCGGCGATGAGCCAGTATCAGTGGGCAGGGATCATGACTGGCGACGAATCCTACGCCGGTTGCCGCAACTGGTTTCACCTCGAGGAAGTCGTTCAGGAGATTACCGGCTACCCCTATGTGATACCCACCCATCAAGGACGACCGGCGGAGAACATCCTGATGATGTTGCACTTGCAACCCGGCTTCTCTGCATTGGGCAATATGTTTTTCGACACCACCCACGCCCATGTCTTGCACAAAGGAGGCATCCCGCACGACTTGATCATTGACGAAGGTTTGGATACTGCGGCGGAACACCCATTCAAGGGGAATGTTGACCTGAACAAGCTGGAGGCGTTTATCCGTAAAGAGGGGCGCGAAAAAATTGGGCTGATCCATATCACCATCACCTGCAACAACAATGGCGGTCAGCCGGTTTCGATGGAGAATTTGCGCGGCGTGCGGGCAATCGCCGACAAATACGGTCTACCCTTCTATCTCGATGCAGCCCGTTTTGCCGAGAACGCCTATTTCATCAAGCAGCGTGAGCCGGGATATGAAAACAAATCGATCAAAGAAATTGTCCGCGAGATGTTCTCCTATGCCGATGGCTGCACGATGAGCTCAAAAAAGGATGGACTGGTGAACATCGGGGGCTTTTTGGCGCTCAAGGACGAAGGGAAATACCGCCAGGCACAGCAACTCCTCATCCTTTTAGAGGGCTTTGTCACTTATGGAGGGATGGCAGGACGCGACCTGGAGGCGCTGGCGATTGGCTTGCAGGAGGTTCTGGAGGAGTCTTATCTGGCAAGTCGGGTTCGACAGGTACATCTTTTAGGCAACACCTTGCTGGAAGCCGGCGTTCCGGCTGTGCGCCCGATTGGCGGGCACTGCGTGATGCTGGATATGAAACGCTTTCTCCCCCATATCCCCCAGGAGCAGTATCCTGCCGAAGCGTTCACCGCCGAGTTGTATCTGGATTCGGGGACACGCGGCTGCGGTCTGGGTCAACTGGCTTTCGGCTGTGAAGACCCACAGACAGGGGAGATCCATTATTCACCCCTGGAAGTGGTGCGATTGGCAATTCCGCGCCGCGTTTACACCGACAATCATATCCGCCATGTTGCCAGGAGCGTCATCGCCATCTACGAACGGCGTCACGAGCTAAAGGGGATGCGTCTGATCTGGGCGCCGCCCGGCTTACGCCACTTCACCGCCCATCTGCAACCATTGGAATAA
- a CDS encoding Branched-chain amino acid ABC transporter, amino acid-binding protein — translation MKRMFFTMVTLILLLSLFLAGCGGTAPQATQQESEVATSAPAAEEKIIIGAALCLTGIQAPLDEPALRGAQLAVDIINQNGGVLGKQVELINLDGKSDPVTVGNVAVQLVQQGAKAIITPSDFDFGSPASREAQKAGIVGISPAASSPLFSSTVLGDKQFTMSMWNTTMGAAAAEYAYNVLGYRSVYVVTDTFIDYTKSLSRYFIVAFKNLGGEVMFEDTYTQGAQDFSAQLARIQALEKKPDFLYISSYMPDLGMIIRTIREAGIDLPIVGGDSYDDPGLFEALGAEYGSNIYFTTHSWVSPDTSPEMKQFLEYYKAKYGSDPDAMWVVTGWDVVNILTKAMEIAGSTDGAAMAKAMEDTEWNLLTGKLDWSDAASGHETNKESAIVILTEGKPSFWGWYRPAVIPPP, via the coding sequence ATGAAAAGGATGTTTTTTACAATGGTGACGTTAATTTTGCTGCTGAGTCTTTTCCTTGCGGGTTGTGGAGGAACTGCCCCTCAAGCCACCCAACAGGAAAGCGAAGTAGCCACTTCGGCTCCTGCCGCTGAAGAGAAGATTATCATCGGTGCTGCCCTGTGCCTGACCGGCATTCAGGCGCCTCTGGATGAACCAGCTCTGCGGGGAGCTCAATTAGCTGTTGATATCATCAACCAAAACGGAGGAGTATTGGGGAAACAGGTCGAGCTTATTAATTTAGACGGCAAGAGCGACCCGGTAACGGTCGGAAACGTTGCCGTACAGTTAGTTCAACAAGGTGCCAAGGCAATTATTACTCCTTCCGATTTTGACTTCGGCAGTCCGGCCAGCCGCGAAGCTCAGAAGGCAGGCATAGTGGGGATTTCTCCTGCTGCTTCATCACCGCTCTTTAGCTCAACCGTTTTGGGTGATAAACAATTCACAATGTCCATGTGGAACACTACCATGGGCGCGGCGGCTGCCGAATACGCCTATAATGTATTGGGATACCGCTCTGTGTACGTGGTAACTGACACATTTATTGACTACACCAAGTCTCTGAGCCGTTATTTCATTGTTGCCTTCAAGAATTTGGGCGGCGAGGTGATGTTTGAGGATACCTATACGCAAGGTGCGCAAGATTTCTCTGCTCAATTAGCCCGTATTCAGGCGCTGGAGAAAAAACCCGATTTTCTCTACATTTCATCCTATATGCCAGACTTAGGGATGATCATCCGCACGATTCGAGAAGCAGGGATTGACCTGCCAATCGTCGGCGGTGACTCTTATGATGACCCCGGTTTGTTCGAGGCTTTAGGTGCTGAATATGGCAGCAATATCTATTTCACCACCCATAGCTGGGTCAGCCCCGATACTTCGCCCGAGATGAAGCAATTTCTGGAATACTACAAAGCAAAATATGGGAGCGATCCCGATGCAATGTGGGTGGTCACTGGCTGGGACGTAGTGAACATTCTTACCAAGGCGATGGAAATTGCCGGTTCTACGGATGGCGCTGCGATGGCAAAAGCCATGGAGGATACTGAATGGAATCTGCTGACCGGTAAATTGGATTGGTCCGACGCCGCCTCTGGACACGAGACGAACAAGGAATCGGCTATTGTGATCCTGACCGAAGGTAAACCTTCTTTCTGGGGTTGGTATCGCCCGGCGGTCATCCCACCCCCATAA